The Clostridium beijerinckii genomic sequence GCTCCCGATATACCCAATATTAATCCCATTAATATTATAGGAATAAATTTATACATTTTCGTATAGACTTCGTTATCAAATTTATTATACAACATACCAACAGCAACTGCACCTATCTGCTTATTACTATCATCATAAATAGGTGCAAATGCTCTTACAGAAATACCAAGTGTACCGCTTCCTGTTGATATATATTGCTCTCCTGTGCTTAATACCCTATCTTCATCTCCACCAGCAAATCTTTCGCCTATTTTACTTTTATCTGGGTGAGAATATCTTATACCATTCATATCCATAATTACTATAAACTCTACATTTGTCTTTATACGGGCCTTCTCTATCTCACTATTTAGCAGATCAATCGGAATTGCCTTATTTCCTTTCAAATATTCTTTAACTTCATAGGTTGATGCAAATGAATCCGCTATATTCAACATATTTTTATCTATTTGATCTCTTAATAACTTTTTCATTTCGATAAAAGAAAGTATTGTTATACTTCCAATTGAAATTACAAGGATAGCTATTACAAGAGATATTATTTTTCCTTTTAGCTTCATTTTATCCCCTCTATCTAATTCTAAATTTTAGTTTACTTACATTATATATAAATAATTCCTCATTACAAAATGGTACAACTTCTTTAGTAATACGTTTACTTGCTATTTATCAAAGCAATTTCCCACAAAAAGTTAAGAGCGTATCCCTAGGAATCCGCTCTTAATTCATGATTTATTAAAGCCAGTAAACAATACTCAATAATTATAGTAATGCTAAATGCTATCTTTCCAAATACTTTCTAATCTTTAGTATATATAGAAGTCTATTTATATTCTTTAACTTCTTCTTGTCCGTTTAAAACTCTTAGTACACCTTGAGCTAAAGCAAGCATTTCATCTTCACCTGGATAAACAGTTATTGGAGCAATAAATTCCACTTTTTCTTTTATGATGTCTACCATCATTTTTTCGTAGGCAATGCCTCCAGTTAAAATTATCGCATCTACTTTTCCGCATAAAACCGCAGCTGCTGCACCTATATCTTTTGCTACTTGATATCCCATGGCTTCATAAACTAACTTTGCCTTCATGTCTCCTTCTGATGCAAGCTGTCTAACTATTCTCCCATCGTTTGTATCAAGATATGCTACAAAGCCGCCTTTTCCAGTTATCTTCTTCAATATTTCTTCTAAAGTATATTTTCCGCTAAAACACATTCTAGCTAAATCACCAGATGGTATACCACCACTTCTTTCTGGTGAAAATGCGCCTTCTCCATCAAGAGCATTATTTACATCAATTATTCTTCCATTTTTATGTGCGCCTACCGAAACACCGCCTCCCATATGAGCAACTATAACATTTATATCTTCATA encodes the following:
- the buk gene encoding butyrate kinase; this encodes MSHKLLIINPGSTSTKIAVYEGEKEIFEETLRHSSEEIGKFKYVVDQQSFRTDVILKILEDNKINITEMDAIVGRGGLLKPIVSGTYSVNDNMLKDLKENVQGEHASNLGAIIANEIARSINKPAFIVDPVVVDEMEDIARLSGVPELPRKSIFHALNQKAVAKRYAQENMKSYEDINVIVAHMGGGVSVGAHKNGRIIDVNNALDGEGAFSPERSGGIPSGDLARMCFSGKYTLEEILKKITGKGGFVAYLDTNDGRIVRQLASEGDMKAKLVYEAMGYQVAKDIGAAAAVLCGKVDAIILTGGIAYEKMMVDIIKEKVEFIAPITVYPGEDEMLALAQGVLRVLNGQEEVKEYK